A region of Litoribacterium kuwaitense DNA encodes the following proteins:
- a CDS encoding MBL fold metallo-hydrolase, with the protein MKITFLGTAAADQIPSPYCDCPRCEFARKHRGRDMRKRCCYLINDDLLVDIGPDLLVACSLHDVHLLNVKHTLVTHSHRDHFDIANLVVRKQGFQSRSDIPQMNFVAPPSVMTLLNTSGVKDSAMGIQRVPILPYDEVDLSPYQVKALKATHYPTVGDAVNFIIDDGQSTVLIASDTAVYKDEVWAHLENVTLDQLIIECTVGTNTSFKAGQERHLSIDGVQYMIEKMREMNVVTDETQLCATHFTHQHCPSHEELSQVLSKLGVECAYDGFILTV; encoded by the coding sequence ATGAAAATCACCTTTTTAGGGACAGCAGCGGCCGATCAAATCCCATCACCTTATTGTGATTGTCCGCGATGTGAGTTTGCCCGTAAGCACAGAGGCCGTGATATGCGCAAGCGGTGTTGCTATTTAATTAATGATGATTTGCTTGTTGATATTGGCCCCGATTTACTCGTTGCCTGTTCGCTGCATGATGTTCATTTGCTGAATGTAAAACATACGTTAGTCACCCATAGCCATCGCGACCACTTTGATATAGCGAATCTCGTCGTGCGGAAACAAGGGTTTCAAAGTCGGAGTGACATTCCACAGATGAACTTTGTCGCTCCACCGTCAGTGATGACATTGCTGAATACAAGTGGTGTCAAAGATTCCGCCATGGGCATACAGAGAGTGCCTATCTTACCCTACGATGAAGTCGATCTTTCACCTTATCAAGTGAAAGCACTGAAAGCGACCCATTATCCTACAGTTGGCGATGCCGTCAATTTTATTATTGATGATGGTCAGTCGACCGTTTTAATTGCTTCAGATACAGCGGTTTATAAGGACGAGGTCTGGGCGCATTTGGAAAATGTAACGTTAGATCAACTCATTATAGAATGCACGGTTGGCACAAACACTTCCTTTAAGGCGGGGCAGGAGCGGCATTTAAGCATCGATGGTGTCCAATATATGATTGAGAAAATGAGAGAAATGAATGTTGTTACGGATGAGACACAGCTTTGTGCAACCCACTTTACCCATCAACATTGCCCGTCCCATGAAGAGCTTAGTCAAGTCTTATCGAAATTGGGCGTCGAGTGTGCCTACGATGGATTCATATTAACCGTCTGA
- a CDS encoding ABC transporter permease has translation MSTVTSSKEKTGLNPKKQTRPLATLRKVARNWELYLFLLPTLVYFLIFKYYPMYGLQIAFKDFMAVHGILGSPWVGFEHFIRFFESYQFWNLLGNSLLINFYQLIFAFPIPIIFALMLNQVTRTRFKKVVQTVTYAPHFISVVVLVGMLFIFLSPSNGFVNNIIQLFGGEPIYFMGSEAWFKPVFVGSQIWQTTGWSAIIYLAALTSVDPQLHEAAIVDGATKLQRVFHIDIPGILPVIMIMLILEIGNFVTLGYQKVLLMQNELNIASSEVIQTYVYKSGLLNSQFSYAAAIGLFENVINFILLIMMNQMAKKFKQQSLF, from the coding sequence ATGAGTACAGTGACATCATCAAAAGAGAAAACAGGATTGAACCCAAAAAAACAAACGCGCCCGCTAGCGACTTTGCGGAAAGTTGCTAGAAATTGGGAGTTGTACCTGTTTCTTTTGCCAACACTCGTCTATTTTCTAATCTTTAAATATTATCCGATGTATGGCTTACAAATTGCGTTTAAAGACTTTATGGCGGTTCATGGGATTTTAGGCAGTCCGTGGGTTGGCTTTGAACATTTCATTCGTTTTTTTGAGTCTTATCAATTTTGGAATCTCTTAGGGAACTCTTTGCTCATCAACTTTTACCAATTGATTTTTGCGTTTCCGATTCCGATTATATTTGCTTTAATGCTGAATCAAGTGACGAGAACACGCTTTAAAAAAGTTGTGCAAACGGTCACCTACGCACCGCACTTTATTTCGGTCGTCGTGTTGGTGGGCATGCTTTTTATTTTCCTCTCTCCGTCCAACGGGTTTGTGAATAATATCATTCAGTTGTTCGGTGGCGAACCGATTTATTTTATGGGGAGCGAAGCGTGGTTTAAGCCGGTGTTTGTCGGGTCACAAATATGGCAGACAACAGGATGGAGTGCCATCATTTACTTGGCTGCGTTGACTTCTGTCGACCCACAGTTACATGAAGCGGCCATCGTTGACGGGGCTACGAAACTTCAAAGAGTGTTTCATATCGACATCCCGGGAATTCTTCCAGTCATTATGATTATGTTGATTTTGGAGATTGGAAATTTCGTTACACTTGGCTACCAAAAGGTCCTCCTAATGCAAAACGAATTGAACATTGCGTCTTCTGAAGTGATTCAAACGTATGTGTATAAATCAGGTTTGTTGAATTCGCAATTCAGTTACGCTGCTGCGATAGGCCTGTTTGAGAATGTAATCAACTTTATTCTGCTGATCATGATGAATCAAATGGCAAAGAAATTTAAACAACAAAGCTTGTTTTAA
- a CDS encoding extracellular solute-binding protein: MKSYKGIVSASVLTFSLVLSGCSSSNPEESGAEAVSSNFNESGLPIVEEDITLEIAGKYDARTGSDWNELETFKEINEGTNVNIDWKLSPGSDWTQKRNLMIASGDLPDVILKLSPSDVVMGGSQGIFIPLEDMIDKYAPNLTAFLDENPEVRDAITAPDGHIYSLPMANMSKFKRSSGNTLWINEKWLEKIGMDMPETTDEFYEALQAFKEQDMNGNGDPNDEIPLSGIYGDSLHGFNFLFGSFGTIDETFLVKGDKVEFVRTSPEYKEVIKYLSSLYQNGLLDQETFTLEGSAFLSKLAAGDKANVGAFFGWSPDQITNPDYKWDYKSPIHALKGPEGHQVRGYLNPQLDQATFAITKGNQHPEATIRWVDRAYDPDMSFKLRQGPNRVEKLDNGKYGIVDPPEGFTAGEWRVKETPYNSFVYGFSQKMREQMDLSNLKPGVLDPDKDEWFDLQEPKLKNWIYPQILFTKQQYDDITRYQTDIMAYTDEMAAKWITGTADVEADWEKYVENLKKMGLDDFTQIYQDGYDTYQENTQ, encoded by the coding sequence ATGAAAAGCTATAAAGGGATTGTGTCAGCGTCAGTTCTCACCTTTTCACTTGTATTGTCTGGTTGTTCTTCCAGCAATCCTGAAGAATCTGGTGCAGAGGCAGTAAGCAGCAATTTTAATGAATCAGGTCTCCCGATCGTTGAAGAAGACATTACTTTGGAAATTGCCGGAAAATACGATGCGCGTACCGGTTCGGATTGGAATGAATTAGAAACGTTTAAAGAAATAAATGAAGGTACGAATGTTAACATTGATTGGAAATTATCGCCTGGTTCGGATTGGACACAAAAACGAAATTTAATGATTGCGAGTGGCGACTTGCCCGATGTCATTTTAAAGCTGAGCCCGTCAGATGTTGTCATGGGTGGTTCACAAGGGATCTTTATTCCGCTCGAAGATATGATCGACAAGTATGCGCCAAATTTGACAGCTTTCCTCGATGAAAACCCGGAAGTGAGGGACGCGATTACAGCGCCGGATGGGCATATTTATTCACTGCCGATGGCAAATATGTCGAAGTTTAAACGATCTAGCGGAAACACGTTGTGGATCAATGAAAAATGGTTAGAAAAAATCGGGATGGACATGCCGGAAACGACGGATGAGTTTTATGAAGCGCTTCAGGCGTTTAAAGAGCAGGATATGAATGGAAACGGTGACCCGAATGATGAAATTCCCCTATCAGGGATTTACGGTGACAGTTTGCATGGGTTTAACTTCTTGTTTGGCTCCTTTGGGACGATTGATGAAACATTCCTCGTCAAAGGTGACAAAGTTGAATTTGTTCGCACTTCACCTGAGTACAAGGAAGTGATAAAGTATTTAAGCTCGTTGTATCAGAACGGTTTGCTTGATCAAGAAACGTTTACCTTAGAAGGTTCAGCATTCTTATCTAAGCTTGCTGCAGGTGACAAAGCAAATGTCGGCGCCTTTTTCGGTTGGAGCCCTGACCAAATTACTAACCCTGATTATAAGTGGGATTACAAATCACCTATTCATGCGTTAAAAGGGCCAGAGGGACATCAAGTGAGAGGGTATTTAAATCCACAATTGGATCAAGCGACCTTTGCAATTACGAAAGGAAACCAACATCCAGAAGCAACCATTCGCTGGGTGGACAGGGCGTATGATCCGGACATGTCGTTTAAACTTCGTCAAGGACCAAACCGTGTCGAAAAACTCGACAATGGAAAATACGGGATTGTTGATCCGCCTGAAGGTTTTACAGCCGGGGAATGGCGTGTGAAAGAAACGCCTTATAATAGTTTTGTTTATGGGTTTTCACAGAAAATGAGAGAGCAGATGGATTTGTCTAACTTAAAGCCAGGTGTACTTGATCCGGATAAAGATGAGTGGTTTGATTTGCAAGAGCCGAAGCTGAAGAATTGGATCTATCCGCAAATCTTATTTACGAAGCAGCAATACGACGATATTACAAGGTATCAGACGGACATTATGGCATATACGGATGAAATGGCCGCTAAATGGATCACTGGCACGGCAGATGTAGAAGCGGATTGGGAAAAATATGTGGAAAACCTGAAGAAGATGGGATTAGACGATTTCACACAAATCTATCAGGATGGATATGATACTTACCAAGAAAATACACAATAA
- the glpK gene encoding glycerol kinase GlpK, with product METYIMALDQGTTSTRAILFNKKGEIVQSAQKEFTQYYPHPGWVEHNANEIWGSILAVIATVFAESGIQPAQIQGIGITNQRETAVIWDKNTGEPIYHAVVWQSRQTSDICEELTQAGYAELVKNKTGLLIDPYFAGTKVKWILDNVEGARERAERGELLFGTIDTWLIWKLSGGQAHVTDYSNASRTLMYNIYELDWDDELLEMLDVPKEMLPEVKPSSTIYANTIDYHFFGQEVPIAGVAGDQQAALFGQACFQKGMAKNTYGTGCFMLMNTGEIPVKSEQGLLTTIAWGVDGKVTYALEGSIFVAGSAVQWLRDGLRMVKKAADTESYAARVSSTEGVYVVPAFVGLGTPYWDSDARGAIFGLTRGTEKEHFIRATLESLAYRTKDVIEVMKEESGITVQTLRVDGGAVKNNFLMKFQSDILGIPVERPVVNETTALGAAYLAGLATGYWKSSEDISQMQEIEQTFTADMDIEHREQLYQGWKKAVEATRVFK from the coding sequence ATGGAAACTTATATCATGGCCCTTGATCAAGGGACGACAAGTACAAGAGCCATTTTATTTAACAAAAAGGGAGAAATCGTGCAATCGGCTCAGAAAGAGTTTACACAATATTATCCCCATCCAGGATGGGTTGAACATAATGCAAATGAAATTTGGGGGTCGATTCTAGCAGTGATCGCAACGGTGTTTGCCGAATCAGGGATTCAACCAGCTCAAATTCAAGGAATTGGCATTACGAATCAAAGAGAAACCGCGGTCATCTGGGATAAAAATACAGGAGAGCCGATTTATCATGCGGTTGTTTGGCAATCTCGGCAAACGAGCGATATCTGTGAGGAATTAACACAAGCTGGTTATGCTGAGCTTGTGAAAAATAAGACAGGTTTATTAATAGATCCTTATTTTGCGGGAACGAAAGTAAAATGGATTTTAGACAATGTCGAAGGCGCCAGAGAGCGAGCTGAACGTGGCGAGCTGTTATTCGGTACAATTGATACGTGGCTGATTTGGAAGCTTTCAGGTGGTCAGGCACATGTGACGGATTATTCGAATGCTTCGCGAACGTTGATGTATAATATATATGAACTGGACTGGGACGATGAGCTTTTGGAAATGCTAGACGTACCAAAAGAAATGCTTCCAGAGGTGAAGCCCTCTTCGACTATTTATGCAAACACGATTGACTATCATTTCTTCGGGCAGGAGGTACCGATTGCTGGTGTAGCAGGTGACCAGCAAGCGGCGCTTTTTGGACAAGCCTGCTTTCAAAAGGGTATGGCGAAGAATACGTACGGCACAGGGTGTTTTATGTTAATGAATACAGGGGAAATACCTGTAAAGTCAGAGCAAGGTCTGTTAACGACGATCGCTTGGGGTGTGGACGGCAAAGTGACGTATGCACTAGAAGGCAGTATTTTTGTCGCTGGCTCCGCCGTACAATGGCTGAGAGATGGTTTGCGTATGGTAAAAAAGGCTGCGGATACAGAAAGTTATGCAGCAAGAGTTTCTTCGACTGAGGGTGTTTATGTTGTTCCAGCATTTGTCGGGTTAGGTACGCCATATTGGGATAGTGATGCGCGAGGTGCTATTTTTGGACTGACGCGCGGCACGGAAAAAGAGCATTTTATCCGGGCGACGTTAGAGTCTCTCGCCTATAGGACGAAAGATGTTATTGAGGTGATGAAGGAAGAGTCTGGTATTACAGTTCAAACCTTACGTGTCGATGGTGGTGCTGTAAAAAATAATTTCTTAATGAAGTTTCAAAGCGATATTTTAGGCATCCCCGTTGAGCGACCTGTTGTGAATGAAACAACGGCTCTTGGGGCAGCCTACTTAGCTGGGCTTGCAACCGGTTATTGGAAGAGTTCAGAAGACATTTCTCAAATGCAGGAAATTGAGCAGACGTTTACAGCCGATATGGACATAGAGCACAGGGAGCAGTTATATCAAGGCTGGAAAAAGGCTGTTGAAGCGACCCGCGTATTTAAATAA
- a CDS encoding LacI family DNA-binding transcriptional regulator — protein sequence MVTILDVARHSNVSKSTVSLVINNSDAVKDETRIKVLESIKALGYVPNMAARELQTKVKNILGMVFLVNESAQKAHSFNSVTETLFYDTFTGISSFLKDTDYGLLNERFSTSQDQEAMPSLIKNNRVDGVFIIGGLFSGDFIQHIQQRKIPAVLVGRHSSEIDSVAPDVTHAIDQGTKYLLSCGHQHIAFINGPKSMEVAKKKVQSFTHAMTAAGKENLAETVVFTDYTGTAGYDAMKEIWESGTRPDAVLAASDGIAVGAMRYLYDIKVRIPEDISVMSYEQSIISEHAIPALTTMDINKERMGEEASRLLLNRIKYPDRPIVSHTVETSLVIRDSVKVQKRYHS from the coding sequence ATGGTTACGATTTTGGATGTGGCTCGGCATAGTAATGTTTCGAAAAGTACAGTATCCCTCGTCATCAACAATAGTGATGCTGTCAAAGATGAAACAAGAATAAAAGTATTGGAATCAATAAAAGCGCTTGGATATGTCCCCAACATGGCTGCACGTGAACTGCAAACGAAGGTGAAGAACATCTTAGGTATGGTGTTTTTAGTGAATGAGTCTGCGCAAAAAGCCCATTCTTTTAACTCCGTGACAGAAACGCTATTTTACGATACGTTTACAGGCATTTCTTCGTTTTTAAAGGACACGGATTATGGCTTATTAAATGAACGTTTTTCCACTTCCCAGGATCAAGAAGCAATGCCTTCATTGATTAAAAATAACCGTGTGGACGGTGTCTTTATCATAGGGGGGTTGTTTTCGGGTGACTTTATTCAACATATTCAACAAAGGAAAATCCCGGCCGTACTCGTTGGCAGACATTCTTCAGAAATAGATTCGGTTGCTCCTGATGTGACTCATGCCATTGACCAGGGGACGAAATATCTTTTGTCGTGTGGACATCAACATATTGCTTTTATCAATGGCCCGAAATCCATGGAAGTTGCGAAAAAGAAAGTACAGAGTTTTACACATGCGATGACGGCGGCAGGGAAGGAAAATCTGGCTGAGACGGTTGTTTTTACCGATTATACAGGAACAGCAGGCTACGATGCGATGAAAGAGATTTGGGAAAGCGGGACGCGGCCAGATGCAGTATTGGCTGCAAGTGACGGCATTGCAGTCGGTGCGATGCGTTACTTATATGATATAAAAGTACGTATTCCAGAGGATATTTCAGTCATGAGTTATGAGCAATCCATTATTTCAGAACATGCTATCCCGGCCTTAACAACAATGGATATTAATAAGGAGCGTATGGGGGAGGAAGCGAGCAGACTCTTATTAAATCGAATTAAGTATCCTGATCGTCCGATCGTCTCTCATACCGTTGAAACCTCTCTCGTCATTAGAGATTCAGTCAAGGTACAAAAAAGATATCATTCTTAA
- a CDS encoding extracellular solute-binding protein, with translation MIKNAAIASLFIILFIVSACGNNEAAVNQTVGTEEALQNLNESGFPIVNEEIQLDVFVGKNASYKTSLEDVKAFAKYEEMTNVDIQWDEIAVDVLAEKRNLALGGGQLPDAFYAAGISSLDLLKYGQQGTFIKLNDLIDEYAPNLKKLMDEDPQIEKSIMSADGNIYGFPRILDPDFLSLRLNPMLFHNKDWLDELGMDVPETTDEYYEYLKGIKENDVNQNGDSNDEIPYGGTSIVLLVNWLKGSYGIGNKGDLTFDLDPETDEMRFIPVQDGYKELLQYVHKLYSEELIAQDIFSIEWNTYLANAIDGKYGSTVFYSPDELLGETGESFVNGLPLIGPDGDQELATSAHPVFNLGTFTITSENENPEATVRWIDHFYSDEGAKLIYLGVEGESYEETEEGDYEFLDHIVNDPELTKEQVLAKYAGYLNMGAPPSILKQDFFKGSESSEMSLKAAEQLKPYVTEDTWPPFQYTEEESRIISTVGNDIDKYVGEMRDKFIIGEVSFDVWDEYVETIEKMGLSEYIEVRKSALERIEG, from the coding sequence ATGATAAAGAACGCTGCAATTGCGTCACTATTCATCATACTTTTCATTGTGTCAGCATGTGGTAATAATGAAGCTGCGGTAAATCAAACGGTTGGTACTGAAGAAGCACTGCAAAATTTGAACGAATCTGGTTTTCCAATTGTGAATGAGGAAATTCAGCTGGACGTATTTGTTGGTAAAAACGCATCGTATAAAACGAGTTTAGAAGATGTAAAAGCGTTTGCGAAATATGAGGAAATGACCAATGTTGATATTCAATGGGACGAAATCGCAGTGGATGTCCTTGCAGAAAAAAGAAATCTAGCACTCGGCGGTGGACAACTACCAGATGCATTTTATGCGGCAGGGATTAGCAGTTTAGATTTATTAAAGTATGGTCAGCAAGGAACTTTTATTAAATTAAATGATCTAATTGATGAATATGCCCCCAATCTAAAAAAGCTAATGGATGAAGATCCGCAAATCGAAAAGTCGATCATGTCGGCTGATGGCAATATTTACGGGTTTCCGCGCATATTAGACCCGGATTTCCTCTCACTCCGTCTTAATCCGATGCTCTTCCATAATAAAGATTGGCTCGATGAATTAGGCATGGATGTGCCAGAAACAACCGATGAGTATTATGAGTATTTGAAAGGTATCAAGGAAAATGATGTGAACCAAAATGGGGACAGTAATGACGAAATTCCCTATGGAGGAACAAGTATTGTATTGTTGGTCAATTGGTTAAAGGGTTCATATGGTATAGGGAATAAAGGAGATTTAACTTTTGATCTCGATCCTGAGACAGACGAAATGAGGTTTATCCCGGTCCAAGATGGCTACAAAGAGTTATTACAATATGTGCACAAGCTATATAGTGAAGAGCTGATCGCTCAAGACATTTTTTCAATTGAATGGAATACGTACCTGGCAAATGCAATTGACGGAAAATATGGAAGTACGGTGTTTTATAGCCCTGACGAACTGCTAGGAGAAACAGGGGAAAGCTTTGTAAATGGCTTGCCGTTAATTGGTCCAGATGGCGATCAAGAGCTTGCAACGAGCGCTCATCCTGTTTTCAACTTAGGTACGTTTACGATTACGAGTGAAAATGAAAACCCTGAGGCGACGGTTCGCTGGATTGACCATTTTTATAGTGATGAAGGTGCGAAGCTGATTTATTTGGGAGTTGAAGGTGAATCGTATGAGGAAACAGAAGAAGGAGACTATGAATTTTTAGATCATATCGTAAACGATCCAGAGCTGACTAAAGAACAAGTGTTAGCGAAATATGCTGGCTATTTAAATATGGGAGCACCACCGAGCATTCTTAAGCAAGATTTTTTTAAGGGTTCTGAATCGTCAGAAATGTCATTGAAGGCTGCAGAACAATTGAAGCCGTATGTCACAGAGGATACGTGGCCGCCATTTCAATATACCGAGGAAGAAAGTAGAATAATCTCTACTGTTGGAAATGATATCGATAAGTATGTTGGCGAAATGAGAGATAAATTCATCATTGGAGAAGTTTCTTTTGACGTGTGGGATGAATATGTTGAAACAATAGAAAAAATGGGCTTGAGTGAATATATTGAGGTTAGAAAAAGTGCACTTGAAAGGATTGAAGGGTAA
- a CDS encoding carbohydrate ABC transporter permease yields MSKIARSRSDKLFDAINYTLLTLILLVVIYPLYLIVISSVSDPTAVNAGKVLFWPAGFTLKGYEILLDNSEVWRGYLNTLLYVVLSLILNVSLVITAGYALSRKDLIGRNFFMFLIVFTMFFSGGLIPSYLLVQQLDMINTIWAVVIPSAVSAFHLIVAKTFFQTTIPNELLEAAKVDGCSTTKFFFKIVIPLSVPIIAVMALFSAVNEWNSFFPALIYLQDQELYPLQLILRSILVASQDAAAVTGDAIDPELIAEQQQYKELIKYSLIIVSSVPILVLYPFVQRYFVKGVMIGSIKG; encoded by the coding sequence GTGTCAAAAATTGCAAGATCAAGAAGCGACAAATTGTTTGATGCGATAAATTATACCCTGCTAACGCTCATTTTGCTCGTCGTGATCTATCCATTATATTTAATCGTCATTTCATCGGTGAGTGATCCTACGGCAGTGAATGCTGGAAAGGTACTTTTCTGGCCAGCAGGCTTCACGTTAAAAGGGTATGAAATCTTACTAGACAATAGTGAGGTGTGGAGAGGCTATCTAAATACCCTGCTTTATGTTGTGCTGTCGCTCATTTTGAATGTCTCCTTAGTCATTACAGCTGGGTATGCATTATCACGTAAAGATTTAATAGGTCGTAACTTCTTCATGTTTTTAATCGTATTTACGATGTTTTTCAGTGGCGGACTCATCCCATCTTACTTACTTGTGCAGCAACTGGACATGATTAATACGATTTGGGCGGTCGTTATCCCTTCAGCCGTATCTGCGTTTCATTTGATTGTCGCCAAAACATTTTTTCAGACGACGATTCCGAACGAGCTGCTTGAAGCGGCAAAAGTGGACGGCTGCTCGACGACAAAGTTTTTCTTTAAAATTGTCATCCCATTATCTGTCCCGATCATCGCAGTCATGGCGCTGTTCAGTGCAGTGAATGAATGGAATTCCTTTTTTCCAGCGTTAATTTATTTGCAAGACCAAGAATTGTATCCACTACAGTTGATTCTCCGCAGTATATTAGTGGCAAGTCAGGACGCTGCTGCGGTGACGGGTGATGCGATCGACCCTGAACTTATTGCCGAACAGCAACAGTATAAAGAATTAATTAAATATTCGTTAATTATTGTTTCGAGTGTTCCTATTTTAGTGCTTTATCCATTCGTCCAACGCTATTTTGTCAAAGGCGTTATGATCGGCTCGATTAAAGGATGA
- a CDS encoding glycerol-3-phosphate responsive antiterminator: protein MDKIKKPFDGQVILPAIRSMKDFDKMLKFPVRYGVFLDMHISMLPSVFDYARKHDRCMFLHIDLIQGLASDEFGSEYICQKIKPYGAMSTKSTVIKKVRQLGGVATQRTFIIDSNAMERSIQLIKKTDPNYVEVLPGVVPKVITRIAKETGKPVIAGGLIESIHEVEQAIDAGASCVTTSDVALWKHFLT, encoded by the coding sequence ATGGATAAGATAAAAAAGCCATTTGATGGGCAAGTCATTTTACCGGCGATTCGTTCGATGAAAGATTTTGATAAAATGCTTAAATTCCCCGTACGCTATGGCGTATTTCTCGATATGCATATCAGCATGCTGCCGAGCGTTTTTGATTATGCACGAAAACACGATCGATGCATGTTTTTACATATTGATCTTATTCAAGGGCTGGCCAGTGATGAGTTTGGCTCGGAGTACATTTGTCAGAAAATCAAGCCTTACGGTGCAATGTCAACGAAAAGCACAGTGATCAAAAAGGTGCGCCAGCTTGGGGGCGTAGCGACGCAGAGAACATTTATTATTGATTCCAACGCAATGGAGCGCAGTATTCAGCTGATAAAGAAAACAGACCCTAATTATGTCGAGGTGCTGCCAGGGGTTGTTCCTAAAGTGATTACGCGCATCGCGAAAGAAACTGGTAAGCCCGTCATTGCTGGCGGCTTAATTGAATCGATACACGAAGTAGAACAGGCCATTGACGCCGGGGCTTCATGTGTGACGACGTCTGATGTGGCGCTTTGGAAGCATTTTCTCACGTAA
- a CDS encoding histidine phosphatase family protein has translation MTRITFVRHGNTDWNVKKRAQGHSSNPLNRTGFQQADAVAKRLANEHWDVLVSSDLLRAKQTAEIIASYINLPILYDQRLRERDRGDIEGTIEEERIERWGKDWRRLGLWQESYAALQVRGREFVEDIESRFQGKSILVVTHGRLLIQTLYELCPNDTEENDLLDNTSVTVIQKNASAWTYNLYNCTSHLEEEAITK, from the coding sequence ATGACGAGAATCACTTTTGTTAGACATGGAAACACCGATTGGAATGTAAAAAAAAGAGCACAGGGCCATTCCAGTAACCCTTTAAATAGGACAGGGTTTCAGCAAGCTGATGCTGTGGCCAAGCGCTTAGCCAACGAACATTGGGATGTATTGGTATCAAGCGACTTATTAAGGGCGAAGCAAACAGCGGAAATCATTGCTTCATATATCAACTTACCGATTTTATATGATCAAAGGTTGCGAGAAAGAGACCGTGGAGACATAGAAGGGACGATTGAAGAAGAGCGAATTGAGCGCTGGGGGAAAGATTGGCGTCGTTTAGGATTATGGCAGGAGAGCTACGCAGCGTTACAAGTCAGGGGACGAGAGTTTGTGGAAGATATTGAAAGCCGGTTCCAAGGTAAATCGATCCTTGTCGTTACGCACGGACGCCTTCTCATTCAAACCTTATATGAACTATGTCCAAATGACACAGAAGAAAATGACCTCTTAGATAATACGTCCGTGACCGTTATACAAAAAAACGCCAGCGCGTGGACGTACAACTTGTACAACTGTACGAGTCATTTAGAGGAAGAAGCGATTACGAAGTAG
- the map gene encoding type I methionyl aminopeptidase: MITLKSKREIDKMHEAGKLLAACHQSIAKIIEPGMTTEEIDQFVEQFLIKHGATAEQKGFKGYQYATCTSVNDEICHGFPRKKALKNGDIVTVDFVVNLGGGLADSAWTYAVGEVPAETKELLEVTKECLDRGVEQVKIGNRTGDIGHAIQSYAESKGFSVVRDFTGHGIGPTLHEEPQILHYGSPGKGLRLKEGMVITVEPMINAGTWQSKMDGNGWTARTVDGKLSAQYEHTIAVTKEGPLVLTAQNDQ, encoded by the coding sequence ATGATCACGTTAAAATCAAAACGAGAAATCGACAAGATGCATGAGGCGGGCAAACTGTTGGCTGCCTGTCATCAAAGCATTGCAAAAATCATTGAACCTGGCATGACAACAGAGGAAATTGATCAGTTTGTTGAGCAATTTTTAATAAAGCATGGTGCCACTGCTGAGCAAAAAGGTTTTAAAGGTTATCAATACGCTACGTGTACGTCCGTGAACGATGAAATCTGCCATGGTTTTCCCCGCAAAAAAGCGTTAAAAAATGGAGATATCGTCACGGTTGATTTTGTCGTTAATTTAGGCGGTGGTTTAGCTGATTCGGCGTGGACGTATGCAGTAGGTGAGGTACCGGCTGAAACGAAGGAACTATTAGAAGTAACGAAAGAATGCCTTGACCGCGGTGTCGAACAGGTGAAAATCGGCAATCGAACCGGTGATATCGGGCATGCCATTCAATCATATGCAGAATCGAAAGGCTTTTCCGTTGTACGTGATTTTACTGGGCACGGCATCGGGCCAACTTTGCATGAAGAACCACAAATTCTTCATTACGGATCACCTGGAAAGGGGCTTCGTTTGAAAGAAGGAATGGTCATTACGGTCGAACCGATGATTAACGCCGGAACGTGGCAGAGCAAAATGGATGGAAACGGATGGACCGCACGTACCGTCGATGGCAAGTTATCCGCCCAATATGAGCATACGATTGCCGTCACGAAGGAAGGGCCATTGGTTTTAACAGCACAAAATGATCAATAA